The region GCCGCCGCTCGCCCGATGGCACCTTGCACGACATCATGATCCACGACGCCGGCAGCCGGGATCGCGAATCGACCGTGATCGCCGAAACCGGCGCCTTGGTGCGAACCGGGGGCGACGCCAAGCTCGTGATGGTCAACGGCAACCGCCAGGAGCGCGAAGCCGGGGATTTTCGCGTGACCTTCCTGTATTTCGATTCCTACGTCCTCAACCTTTCCGATGAACGTGTCGCCGAAAAGTTCCGCTACCGAGACGAGCGTCAGCGCACGACCGTCGATCTCATGAGCCTTCAGGTGGGCGACCGCATGGACCCCGACTTTCCTTACGTTTACGAAAACCGCCACATCATGCGCCTGCGCATGGAACTGCACCTGCGCGTCTTGCGCCCCCTGGCCCATGTGGGCTTTTTGCTGCTGGGTCTGGGCGCGGTGCTGTCGGGGGAATTTAACCGCCGCGGCAACTCAACCCCGGCGGTTTTGGCCGTGACCCTGGTCGTTTTGTTCCAAGCCGGCAGCTTGGCCGCCGCCAGCATGGCCAAGAAGAGCTACGAAGCCCTCTACGCCCTAGATGCCCTGGCCGTGGCCCCCATCGTGCTTGGCCTGTTCTGGCTGGCGGGCGGCTTTGGCTGGCTCAAGGATCGCTGGAGAGGGAGGGCCGGCGCGTGACGGGCTGGGGACTGTTGCTGCGTCTGGCCCGCGAGCACCTGCCCTCACAGGCTCTGTGGATGGCCTTGGGGGTGGCGTGCATGTTGGGCGTGGCCGGGGCCACCGCCGCCATTGCGTGGCTGATGGAGCCGGCCTTCAATCAGGTGTTCGTGGGCGGCAATCGCGATACCTTGGTGTGGCTGGGCCTCGCCTTTCCCGTGGTGTTCGTGACCAAGGGCCTTGCCAATTACGGCCAGCGCACCTTCATGAACCGGGTCGGCCTAGAGATCGTCGCGCGCTATCGCCGCGCCCTTTACGACCACTTGCTCGGCATGGACATCGCCTTCCTCGGGACGCAGCGCACCGCCGATCTGGTGACCCGCTTCACCGTCGATCTGACCATGCTCAAGAACACCATCACCTCGGCCACCATGGCCCTGGGCCGTGACATCGCCACCTTGCTCGGGCTGGTCGGCACCTTGGTGGCCCTGGATCCTACCTTGGCCGCCCTGGCGCTGGCGTTGTTCCCGGTGGCCGGGGTGCCGATTTTCCTGATGGGGCGGGCGGCGCGCAACGCGGTGCGCGGCATGCAGTCGGAGTCGGGCCGGCTCGATGGCGTGGTGATCCAGGCCCTGGGTGGCTTGCGGGTCGTGCGCCTGTTCGGGGGACAGGCGTTTGAGGAAGCCCGGGTCGGTGCCACCTTGGATCTGATCCACCGCCACATGATGCGCACCGAACGCCTCGCCGCCTCCTTGTCCATGGGCCTGGAAATCCTCTCGGGCGTGGTGTTCGCCGGGGTGGTGGTGTACGGCGGACTGCGGGTGTCCGAGGGCAGCTTGTTGCCCGGCACCTTCTTTGCGTTCGTCACCTCGGTGTTCCTGCTCTACCAGCCGATGAAGCGGCTGGGCAAGATCAACGTGGTGACCCAGGAGGGCATCTCGGCTCTGGAGCGCACCTACGCCATCCTCGACGCCCGCCCCACCTTGCAAGATCCCCCCAACGCCCCGGACCTGCGCGTAACCGGGGGCGAGATCGTCTTTGACCGGGTTCGCCTGACCTATCCCGGCGAGGACCACCCGGCCCTTGAGGACCTGAGCGTGCGCCTCGCCCCTGGTCAGACGGCAGCCCTGGTCGGCCCGTCGGGGGCTGGCAAATCCTCGGCCCTGGCCCTGCTGGCCCGCTTTCGCGATCCCGACCAGGGGCAGATCCGCCTCGACGGGCAGGACATCAAAACCGTGTCGCTGCGCTCCTTGTGGGCGTCGCTGGCCGTGGTGACCCAGGACGTGGTGTTGTTCGACGACACGGTGCTGGCCAACATCGCCTATGGCCGTCCCGGCGCCCCGCGCGAGGCCGTGATTGAGGCCGCCGAGGCGGCGGGCGCCCATACGTTCATCAGCGCCCTGCCCCAGGGCTACGACACCGTGATCGGGGAAGAGGGCGCCACCTTGTCGGGCGGCCAGCGCCAACGTCTGATGCTGGCCCGCGCCTTCCTCAAGGACGCCCCGATCCTGATCCTGGACGAAGCCACCAGCGCCCTCGACCCCGAGAGCGAACGCGGCGTGCGTCAGGCCTTCGACCGGGTGCGCACCGGCCGCACCTGTCTGGTGATCGCCCACCGTTTGGCCACCGTGCGCAACGCCGATGTCATCCACGTGCTGGATCAGGGCCGGATCATCGCCTCGGGGCGGCACGACACCTTGCTCACGTCGTGCCCGCTTTATGCCCGGCTGTGCGCCTCCGGTACCTTGGAGGCCTGAAGGATCTGGGGAGGTCCCTCCCTCCCCAGACCAGCGTTTACCCGCGCCGACTCATCATGGCGGTGCCGATGGAGGCCCCGACCACGGCGACAATGCCCAGCCAGTGCGACAGCGGCAGCATTTCGCCCAGAAGCAGCATGCCCATCACCGCGCCCACCGCCGGCTCGCCGCTGGTCAGGATGCCAAAGCTGCGGGCCGGCAGGCGGCGCAGGGCAATCATCTCCAGCGAGTAGGGAATGGCGCTCGACAGCACGGCCACGGCCAGACCACTCATCAAGATGGCGGGCTGGAGCAGGGCCGTTCCCGCTTCCCACACCCCAAACGGCGCCACGGCCAGGGCGGCGACAATCATCCCCAGCATCGGTGCCTGGGCGCCCAGCACAGCGCCGGCCCGCTGGCCGGTGACAATGTAGGCGGCCCAGAACACCCCGGCCGCTAGGGCCAGGGCAACGCCCAGCGGATCCAAGGCCGCGTCGCTGGCCTCCAAGGGCAGCAGCAGCAACAGACCGGCCACCGCCAAGGCGATCCACACAAAGTCGGTCCGCTGGCGGGAATAAAACAGGGCCAGCGCCAAGGGGCCGGTAAACTCGATGGCCAGGGCGATCCCCAGCGGCAGGCGCTGAATGGAGAGATAAAACAGTAGGTTCATCGCGCCCATGACCAAGCCATAGGGCAGCGCGGCGACCACAGTGCGGCGGGTCAGGCGCACCCGCCAGAGTCCCAGAACCAACGATAAAATCACGGCGGCCAGGGCCAGACGCAAGGTCGTGGTTCCAGCGGCACCAATCGCGGGGAACAGCCCCTTGGCAAACGACGCCCCCAGGGTGATCGACACCATGGCCAAAACAGCGGCGCCAAGGGGGGCCAGCGTCGCCACCGAGGACGACGGCAGGGCAAGGCTACGGACAGTCATCTTCAATCCTCAAACGCAGGGATCCGGCAATCCTATCGGTCCCCCACGATAAGAACGGTTGATATTAGCGCCGAAGCGATAAACTTTATCCCTTTCCTCCCTCCCCTTGAGAATTTTGGAGGGGGCTTCGCTTCGGGGCAACCGGGGCTGTCGCCCCGGACCCCACCTGGAGGCTGACGCCTCCAGACCTCCGCTTTCTTTTATTTATTGGCCCCCTTCCCCCTCCCTTTTGAAAAGCACGCTTTTCAAAAGGGAGGGGGAAGGGAGGGCCATGAACAGAAGAAAAAGGGGGTCTGGGGCATCGCCCCAGGCGGGGCCCGGGGCGGCAGCCCCGTGTTCCCCGGTCCGGCCCCTCGCCTAGGACGACAGGCGAGGCATGAGGGGGCGTCGCTCGCAGGCGAGGGCGCGATCAAAGGCGGCCTCTTCCGAGGGGGCGTGCTCGGCCCAGTGGCGGGAGAAAGCGAAGGGGCGGCACAGGCCCAGGGCCTCGGCGGCCAGGAAAAAGCGGTTCATCGTATCCATCCTTCAGGACAAGAACTGGCTCACAACCACGTCCAGGGCACTGGCGCAAAGGGGTGACGTTTGCTCGTCAACGCCCGGGTAAAAGCGCCCTCCTCCGAGGCCGTATGCTCATCCCAGTGACGACCGTAAGTCGCGGGGCGCGAGAGCCCCATGGCCTGGGCAACCAGAAAAAACCGGCTCATCATGACGCGGTCCTCCAGTTGTTTTGTTTTTGTCGTCCGGCCCTTGGCCGGCAGCGAAGAACGACCGGTGTGTTTGCCTTTCCTTCCCGGGATCAGTTTCGACCCGTGTCGTTGTCATAAAGGGGATATAGCGCACAATGTGCGCGGCCGCAAGGGGCGAGGCAAAAATTAAATCCTGGGGCCTCAAGCGCTTAACCGTTGGATGTCATCGGGTTGTCATAATTCTGACGCTGACGCCGAAAAGAATCAGTCCAAACAAGCCTCTGGGCTCCACGCCCAACCAAGGGGCGGGGCAAGGCAGGGGGTTGTGAAATCTGGGGTGAAGAAAGAAGAAGGCTGGGGAGGCGCGGCCTCCCCAGCCCCCTCGCCAAGGGCGTCAGGCGGGGAGCGTCTCGGGCAGGCGGGGAAAGACTGGGCCCAGGAGATCACGCCACACCGCGCTGGCTGGCCCAACCTCGCCGCTGGCCGCTAGATGCCGGGCGCGGACGCAACGCCAGTAGGCGGAAACGGTGGCGCCCTGGAGGCCCTTGCCCAGAAACAAGCGGCGAGACGCGCCGGGCAAGGCAAAGGCACCGGGCAAAGCGTCGCGCGCCCAGGCCATGAACATCTCGAACAGCAAAGGCAGGCCGGCGGGGGTTCGTGTGCTCTGGAAGTAGGCGCCGACCAGGATCTCCAGGGCATAGCCCGAAACCGGCACCCGGTTACGCACCCGCCACGCCTTCAGCAAGCACAACAAGCGCCGAGGGCGCGGGCCCTCCAGGTGATCCAAACGACGCAAGCAGGCGACCTCGGCCCCCGGGTCATGCTCCACCCACTGGGGCAGCCCCTCGGGATCGCGGCCGGGAACCAGCAGGCGTGCCCCCTGGCGGCACACCGGCAGCAAGGCGATGGGCAGGTCCTCCAGGCGCAAGACGATTGCCCGACCGTCCGGGCGCGGCACGGCACGGCCCAGCCCGGTTTCCACCACGGCCCGCGCCAGGCAGGCCAGGGCAGCGGCCGGGGTTTCGCTGTCGGCGTCCGAGACCAGGGGCAAAAACAAGTCGGCGGTCGGCGGCAGGGCCTCGATCTGGATCGCCGTACAGCGTCCCACCGCCCCCCCACCCACGGCTGATCCCCATCGCCCGGCGTGGGGGGACAGCAACCCCCGGGCCTGAAGACAAGCCACCACCCGCTGGCTGGCGCCATAAAGGCGGTTGATCACGAGATCGCTGGGCCGCAGGCCGTTGACCGCAGCCAGAAAGGCGGCGGCCACCGCGTCCGAGGCATCGCCGGGGCCGGCCAACGGATTAATCCAGGAAATCACGCCGTCGTCGGGCATGGCCGCCGTGTCCTCCCAGGGCCAAACTCAGGAAGGGTCATAACACGCCGGGAAGATGAACATTCCGTTGCTTCGGGAGTGACTGGGACAAAGGAAGGCTGGGGAGGCTTGCCTCCCCAGACCCCTCGGTCCCGCTGGCCCTTCGCGTTGAGGGAAGGCCTCAGGATCGGAGGGGTCTGGGGAGGCGAGCCTCCCCAGCCTTCCCTTTTGCCCGCGTTCCCGGCCTGTGCTCCAGAACTTGACCCAAGCCGCCCCCCTCCCCTTCTATGAAGCCCAGACCTTCGCGCCAAGGATCCCGCCGATGGCCCGCACCGAGACCCCCGATGTCGAGATTGACCGCCCCTGTCCCCCCTTCAGCCTGCCCGAACCCCTCACCGGGCGCTTGTGGTCGCAAGACGACGTCCGCGGCCCCCGGGGCCTGCTGGTCGCCTTTTTGTGCAACCACTGCCCCTATGTGAAAGGCATGATCGGGCGCTTTGTCGCCGATGCCCGGCTGTTGCAGGCCGAGGGCGTGGGGGTGGTGGCGATCATGCCCAATGACATTGAGGCTTATCCCGAGGACGCGCCGGATCTGATGAAAGTCTTTGCCCGGGACCACGATTTTTCCTTCCCCTACCTCTATGACGAGACGCAGGCAGTGGCCCGAGCCTTTGGCGCGGTGTGCACCCCCGATTTCTTTGGCTATGACCGGGGACTGCGCCTTAAGTACCGGGGCCGGCTGGACGAGGGCCGCAAGGACCCACCGCCGCCCGACGCCCCGCGCGAGTTGCTTCAGGCCATGCGGACGGTAGCGGCCGATCCCACCCACGTGCCAACCCCCCAGGTGCCCTCCCTGGGATGTTCCCTCAAGTGGCGGGGGGAGGCGTGACCCGCCGAGTGATCGTGGCCCTGTCCGGCGCGTCGGGAGCGATTTACGGGGTTCGGCTCTTGCTGGCCCTGAGCCGAGTCCCTGACGTGGAGCGGCACTTGATCTTGTCGCAGGCGGCCTTGCGTACCCTGGCCGCCGAAACCGATGTCTCGCCCGTTGCCCTCCGCGCCTTGGCTGACGTGGTGCATGACCACCGCGACATTGGGGCATCGCTGGCCAGTGGATCGTTCAAGACCTTGGGGATGATCGTGGCGCCGTGCTCGATCAAGACCTTGTCGGGCATTGTGAACTGCTATAGCGACAACCTCACGGTGCGCGCCGCCGATGTCTGCCTCAAGGAGCGCCGCCGGCTGGTTCTGCTGGTTCGTGAAACGCCCCTTCACCTGGGCCACCTCGACCTCATGACCCGGGCCACTGCCGCCGGCGCCATTGTGATGCCGCCGGTCCCGGCTTTCTACCAGCGCCCGACCACGCTTTTGGAGATGGTGGATCAGACCGTGGGCCGGGCGCTCGACCTGCTCGATATCGACAGCGGTTTGGTTCAGCGGTGGACGGGCACCTCCCCGTGTCCCCCTGCCCCAAGGGAGTAAAAGGCAGGCTGGGGAGGCGCGGCCTCCCCAGACCCCTCATTCTGTTGGGGCTTCAATTGTAATGATTAAAATTGATCTTGTGACCCCAGCGTCGCTGCCGTATACCTCCTAAAGGAGATTGAAACGGAGGGATGCCAGGGTGACACAGGATCTCCAGCCCTCCACCCCCGACGACGCCGGGGTTTATGCGGCGCACCGCAAGATTTATCCCCGCTCCATCACCGGTCCCTTTCGCCGCCTGAAAACCCTGGCAATGGTTGTGTTGTTGGGGATTTTTTGGGGGGGACCGTGGTTGCGCTGGGATCGCGGCCCCGGGGTGCCAGATCAGGCGATCTTTTTGGATCTGCCGGGGCGCCGGGCCTATCTTTTTAATCTTGAGTTGTGGCCTCAGGAGGTTTACTACCTGACGGCTCTTTTGGTGTTCGCCGCCTTGCTGCTGTTTTTCGCCACGGCCCTGGCGGGTCGGGTGTGGTGCGGCTTTGCCTGCTTCCAGACGGTGTTCACCGATTTGTTCGTGATGCTGGAACGGAAGATCGAAGGCGAGCGGCCGGCGCGCATCGCCCTCGACAAGGCGCCGTGGACCTTGAAAAAACTGGGGCGCAAGGGGCTCAAAACCTTTGTGTGGGCGCTGATCTCGGCCGGGGTGGGCGTTGGGTTCACCCTCTATTTCCTGCCCGACCCGGCGGCCGCCTGGATCTCGGTCCTAAGCGGACAGGCCGGGCTGCTCCCCTATACCAGCATTGCCGTGGTCGGCGGCTTTTGCTTCTTGCTGGCCGGCTACGCCCGCGAGCAGGTGTGCATTTACATGTGTCCCTATGGCCGCTTTCAAGGGGCGATGACCGACGAACACTCGCGGGTGGTCACGTATCTGGCGGCCCGGGGGGAACCGCGCGCGCCGTATCGCAAAAACGCCGATTTCAGCCAACGCGGCCACTGCGTGGACTGCGGTTTGTGCGTGCAGGTCTGCCCGACCGGCGTGGATATCCGGGCGGGTCAGCAACTCGCCTGCATTCGGCTGTGCCTTGTGCGTGGATGCCTGTGCCCAGATCATGCGCCGCTACGACCTGCCCGAGGGCCTGATCGCCTACGACTCCCAGGCGCGGATCGCGGCCCGCGCGGCCGGGCGGCCCGAGCCCCGGGGCTGGCGGCGGCCGCGACTCCTGATCTATGCCTTGGTTCTCGGGGCCCTGGCGACGGCGCTCGCCTGGAGCTTGGCGACGCGCGCCCGCTTGGATCTCACGGTATTGCACGAACGCAGCCCGTTGTTCGTGACCCTGGCCGATGGCTCGATCCGCAACGCCTACACCCTCAAGATCCTGAACATGGCCCGCCAGGACGCACGCTTTCGTCTGGAAGTGGACGGCCCGCTGGGAGCGCGGCTCGAAACCCCCGACCACCCCCAGCCGGCCCAGGGACCTCTTGAGATCGCGGTGGGCCCGGCACGGGTCGGCCAGTTTCGTGTGTTCGTCTCCCTACCCCGGGGCACGGGGGACACGGAGGTGACCTTGATCTTGACCGACACCGCGACCGGCCAACGCCTGGAAGCGCCTAGTTTGTTTGCGCGCCCGTGATGGGAGGTTCTGATGAGCGCATCTTCTTCCTCGGTCTCCCCCCTGGCCCGGGGGCGCTGGATTCCTTGGGTCCTGGGGGGCGGCTTCGCGGTGGTGTTGGCGGTCAACGCCACCTTGCTCTTCCTGGCCAACGCCACCTTCGGCGGCTTCAGCACGACCTCGGCCTACACCGAGGGCCTGACCTATAACCGCGAAATCGCCCGCGCCGAGGCCCAGGAGCGCCTGGGGTGGACACCACAGGTGCGCGTCGTTCCGGGCCAGCCGACAAACGGCGGTTGGCCGGTCCACGTCACGGCAGAGGTTGATGACCCGCACGGCACGCCCATCACCGGCTTACAGGCGACGGCGGATCTGCGCCGCCCGGCCGACGCCCGCTTAGACCGCGCCTTGCTGCTGGCCGAGACCACGCCGGGACGCTGGCAAGGCACGGTCAACCTGCCGGCGCCGGGACTGTGGGAGATCCGCTTCGCGGCGGGACGCGACGACGGCAGCGTGGCCCGCCTGCGCCAGCGGGTCGTGGTGCCGGCCCCGTGACCTTGGGCCATCGGGTGAGGAGGGGGCTGACCAGAAACGACAAAAAAGGAAGGCTGGGGAGGCGGGCCTCCCCAGACCCCTCCATTCCTGGGGCATCCCTCACCGTGAAGGGCGACCATGAACGAGGGGTCTGGGGAGGCCCGCCTCCCCAGCCTTCCCTTTTTCTTACACCTGATGTCCTACCGTGACCCCAAGGGGGCCTTGAGCAAGCCCCTCGGATAGCGCTATTGACGGCAGTCCCCTGCACCCTGGGAGCAACGCTCTTGCGCGCCTGTCTTCATTGCGGTCAGCCGGTCCCCCCGGGGTCGGCGGGCGGCCCCGACTACTGCTGTGCCGGCTGCCAAGCCGCGCGTGCCCTGATTGAGGGGAGCGGCCTTGGGGGGTATTACGAGCGCCGCTGCCTGGACCCCACGGCGCGCCCCCTCACCCCCGATCCCCTGGAGATCCCGGGCTTTGAGGGTCACCTGCGCCTGGAGCCCCGCCCTGATGGCACCGCCGAGGCGTCGCTGGCCCTGATGATCGAGGGCCTCCAGTGCGCCGCCTGCGTCTGGTTGATCGAGCATCTCCTAGCGCGCCAGCCCGAGGTGCTGTGGGCCCGGCTTAACATGACGACGCGCCGCCTGACCTTGCGCTTCATCCCCACCCCCAGTGATCCCCTGACCGCGACCGCCGCCTTGGAGGCCGGCGCCGACCTGGGGGTGGGACGGATTTTAGAGCCGGTGTGGCGCATCGGCTATCGCCTGATCCCTTTTGACCCCGAACGCCTCGACCGGGCCGAGATCACCCAGTCGCGGCGCCTGATGCGAGCCCTGGCCGTGGCCGGGTTTGCGGCGGGCAACATCATGATGCTTTCGGCCGGGGTGTGGTCGGGGGCCGGCATGGGGCCGCTGACCCGCGACCTGATGCACTGGCTCTCGGCCCTGATCGCGGTGCCGGCGGTGCTATATGCCGTGGGACCCTTTGCCCGACCCGCCCTCCAGGCCTTGCGGGCTGGCCACGTGACCATGGACGTGCCCATCACCCTGGCCGTGGTGCTGGCCACGGCGGTCAGTCTGGCCGAAACGGCCCAGGGCGGCGAACACGCCTACTTTGATGCCGCCACCATGCTGTTGTTCTTCTTGCTGGTGGGACGGGTGCTGGAAAACCGGGCGCGCAGCCGGGCGCGGCGCATGGCGGGGCAGTGGCTGGGCCTGGAGGCGGCGGCCCTGACCGTGCTGGATGCCGAGGGTCGTCCGGTGCAGCGCCCACCGGGGAAGGTCCGGCGCGGCGATATCGTGCTGGTGGCCACGGGCGAGCGCATCGGGGTGGATGGCACGGTGCTGGAGGGCCTGTCCTCGATTGATGCCAGCATGCTGACCGGCGAAAGCCTGCCCCAGCCGGTGGGACCAGGAAGCCCGGTGTTCGCCGGCACCGTTAACCGCGAGGGCCCCTTGCGCCTGCGGACCGAGGCCTTGGGGCCCGACACGGTGCTGGCCGATATCGTTCGCCTGATGGAAACCGCGACCCAGGGCAAGGCGCGTTATGTGGCGCTGGCCGACCGGGTGGCCCGCCTGTATGGCCCGGGGGTGCACCTGCTGGCGCTGGCCACCTTTTTTGGCTGGTGGCAAGGAGCGGGGGCGGCGCTCTCCGAGGCGGTGATGATCGCCACCGCGGTTTTGATTGTCACCTGCCCCTGCGCCCTGGCCCTGGCGGCGCCCGCCGTGGGGGTGGTGGCCTGTGGCCGCCTGCTGCGCCGGGGCATCTTGGTGAAATCCCCGACCGCGCTAGAGCGTCTGGCGCGCATTGACCATGTGGTGTTCGACAAGACGGGCACCTTGACCACCGGCACCCCAGACCTGCATCCGGCGACCCCCTCCTTGCCCCTGGGCTGGGACGCGGCCGACCTGCTGGCGGCGGCGGCGGTGGCCGCCAACAGCCGCCATCCCCTGGCCCGCGCCCTGGTGCGCGCCGCGGGTCCGGTGGCCCCCCTGGCCGGGGTGCGCGAGCATCCGGGGGAGGGGCTGTCCTGGGCCGGGCCGCTGGGCCAAACCCACCTGGGGGCCCGGGCCTTTTGCCTGGAGGCCGGGGACAGCGTGGTGTTGCCGGCCCAGGATCTTCTCGATCCCGAGGAGGCCGGACCGCCTGGACCCGAACTGTGGTTCGCCCGACCGGGCCGCCCCTTGGTGCGCTTTGTGTTCGAGGACCGGCCGCGCGCCGATGCCCGCGAAACCATCCGTGCCTTGCGCCGCCAGGGTATGGGCGTTGAGGTGCTCTCGGGCGATCGCCCGGCGGTGGTGGCCACCATCGCCCAGCAAGTGGGCTTGGGGGTGTGGTGGGCGGGGCGCTCGCCGGCCGACAAGGCGGCCCGGCTGGCCGATCTGGCCGCCGATGGACACCGGGTGCTGATGGTGGGCGATGGGCTTAACGATGCGCCGGCCCTGGCGGGGGCCTCGGTGTCGATGTCGCCGACCACGGCCCTTGATCTGGCCCGCACCGTGGCCGACATCGTTTTCCAGGGCGAACGGTTGATCTCGGTGATGGAGGCGTGGCAGGTGGCACGCCAGAGCGAAGCGGTGATCCGACAGAACCTCGCGTTCTCTCTGGTTTATAACCTCGCCCTGGTCCCGCTTGCGATGCTAGGCGAGGTCACGCCGTTGATCGCGGCCGCGTTGATGAGTGGGTCGAGTCTTGTCGTCACCCTCAACGCCCTGCGGGTGGGGCGACGCTTGGCATGAGCCGGGGAGGCCCCGCATGGATGTCTTGCTGTTTTTGATTCCCTTGGCCCTGGGCATGGGCGCCCTGGGACTTTTGGCCTTTTTGTGGGCCCTGGGCAACGGTCAGTTCGACGATCTGGACGGGGCCGCCGAGCGCATCTTGTTCGACGATCCGCCGCCGCCGCCCAAACCCCCTTGCACCCCGGACCCGGGCGCGCCAAATTGACCTGGATCAACCGGATCATGATCCCCCTCTCTCCCCCCCCAGACCCAGGAGGAGCGGCCATGGCGTCAGCGCCTCCCCCCGCCGGCCCGCCGGACAACGCCCCCTTTGATCCCTGCCAGCCCTGCGGCCTGGGAGGCTTGGCCCTATGTCGCGACCTGCCCGAGCGCGAACGCCTTGCCTTGATCGCCCTGCAAACCACCGTGCGCCTGGATGCCCATGAAACCTTGTTCACCGAAGGCGACCGGGCCCTTTACCTGTACACCCCGGTGGCCGGCGCCATAAAACTCTACAAAATGATGCAAGACGGCCGGCGTCAGATTACGGGCTTTTTCTTTCGCGGCGACCTGTTCGGCTTTGCGGCGGGGAGCGTACACGGCGCAACGGCGGAAGCGGTGACGCCGGTGGAGTTGTGCCGGTTTCCCTTGGCCCGCCTGGAAGCCCTGTTGCCGCAGGCGCCCACCTTGGAGCGCCTCGTGTTGCGCCGGGCGCTTGCGCGTCTGGCGCGCTATGAGGACCAAGTCCTGTTGCTGGGACGCAAGAGCGCCCCGGAAAAGCTGGCGTCGTTTTTGGTGAGCCTTGCGGAGCGGGCCCAGGAGCGCGGGGAACCGGCAAGCCCGGTGCTGGTCCCCATGGGCCGGGCCGACGTGGCCGACTACCTGGGCCTGACCATCGAAACCGTCAGCCGGACCTTGACCCGGTTTCGCCAGGACGGCCTGATTGGGCTGCCCCGCTCGGGCACGGTGGTGGTGCTTGACGCGGCCCGCCTGCGGCGCTTGGCCGAGGGTGCCGAGATCCCACGATGACCGGTTGCCGGATGGATTTTTATCACCTGCGAACCTTGCCGCTGGAAGAAGCGCTGCCACGTCTTCTTCTGAAGGCAACACAAGGGGGACGCCGGGCGGTGGTGCGGGCCGGATCGCTGGAGCGCGTGGAAGCCCTGGATGGCCTGCTGTGGACGTTTGACCCGGCGTCGTGGCTGCCCCATGGTGCAGCACGCGATGGTCAGGCCGCGCGCCAGCCGATTTGGCTCACCTGCGATGAGGACGTCCCCAACGGTGCTTGTTTTTTGTTTTTGCTCGACGGAGTGTGGCCCCGCACCTTTGAGGGCTTTGAGCGCTCTTTGGTGTTGTTTGATGGCCGGGATGACGACGCCGTGGCCCGGGCCCGCAGCCAATGGCGTGAGGCCCGCGACCTGGGGCTGGCCTTGCACTATTGGCAACAGACCCCAACGGGAGGCTGGGAAGAGAAGGCTCATTCCCCAGGAAAACAGGCGAGTCCCCCCAAAGACTTCACCCCGGAGGGGTCTTGACCGATTCTTGTGCACGAACAGCGCGTAAACTCCGGTTAAACACGCCGGGACCATTCAAAGCCTGACCGAGAAGTCATCGGGACGATTGTCTCTTTTGCCCACCTCCGTTTATCCTTAGGTCGAGCACGGCACGAGGCAGCAAACGGAGCAGCCCTGGGCAGGGGCTGGACCGGGCAGAAGGCATTGAGGCCAACGCGGGGGACAAAGCGGTGTCTAAATACGAAGTCCAGATCTACAAAGACAAACGCTGGATCACCGAGGAAATCTACGACGATGAATCCGGCGCGACCACCGCCGCCCGCCGCCATGCCAAGAGCGGACAGGTTGACGGCGCTCGCGTTGTGAATGATCGTGTGGGTCCCGATGGCCTGCATCGTGAAAAGGTTGTGTTTGAGGAAATGGTTCGCGAAGTCTCGCAGCAGCC is a window of Pararhodospirillum photometricum DSM 122 DNA encoding:
- a CDS encoding heavy metal translocating P-type ATPase metal-binding domain-containing protein; this translates as MRACLHCGQPVPPGSAGGPDYCCAGCQAARALIEGSGLGGYYERRCLDPTARPLTPDPLEIPGFEGHLRLEPRPDGTAEASLALMIEGLQCAACVWLIEHLLARQPEVLWARLNMTTRRLTLRFIPTPSDPLTATAALEAGADLGVGRILEPVWRIGYRLIPFDPERLDRAEITQSRRLMRALAVAGFAAGNIMMLSAGVWSGAGMGPLTRDLMHWLSALIAVPAVLYAVGPFARPALQALRAGHVTMDVPITLAVVLATAVSLAETAQGGEHAYFDAATMLLFFLLVGRVLENRARSRARRMAGQWLGLEAAALTVLDAEGRPVQRPPGKVRRGDIVLVATGERIGVDGTVLEGLSSIDASMLTGESLPQPVGPGSPVFAGTVNREGPLRLRTEALGPDTVLADIVRLMETATQGKARYVALADRVARLYGPGVHLLALATFFGWWQGAGAALSEAVMIATAVLIVTCPCALALAAPAVGVVACGRLLRRGILVKSPTALERLARIDHVVFDKTGTLTTGTPDLHPATPSLPLGWDAADLLAAAAVAANSRHPLARALVRAAGPVAPLAGVREHPGEGLSWAGPLGQTHLGARAFCLEAGDSVVLPAQDLLDPEEAGPPGPELWFARPGRPLVRFVFEDRPRADARETIRALRRQGMGVEVLSGDRPAVVATIAQQVGLGVWWAGRSPADKAARLADLAADGHRVLMVGDGLNDAPALAGASVSMSPTTALDLARTVADIVFQGERLISVMEAWQVARQSEAVIRQNLAFSLVYNLALVPLAMLGEVTPLIAAALMSGSSLVVTLNALRVGRRLA
- the ccoS gene encoding cbb3-type cytochrome oxidase assembly protein CcoS, with product MDVLLFLIPLALGMGALGLLAFLWALGNGQFDDLDGAAERILFDDPPPPPKPPCTPDPGAPN
- a CDS encoding Crp/Fnr family transcriptional regulator, which encodes MASAPPPAGPPDNAPFDPCQPCGLGGLALCRDLPERERLALIALQTTVRLDAHETLFTEGDRALYLYTPVAGAIKLYKMMQDGRRQITGFFFRGDLFGFAAGSVHGATAEAVTPVELCRFPLARLEALLPQAPTLERLVLRRALARLARYEDQVLLLGRKSAPEKLASFLVSLAERAQERGEPASPVLVPMGRADVADYLGLTIETVSRTLTRFRQDGLIGLPRSGTVVVLDAARLRRLAEGAEIPR
- a CDS encoding DNA polymerase III subunit chi; its protein translation is MTGCRMDFYHLRTLPLEEALPRLLLKATQGGRRAVVRAGSLERVEALDGLLWTFDPASWLPHGAARDGQAARQPIWLTCDEDVPNGACFLFLLDGVWPRTFEGFERSLVLFDGRDDDAVARARSQWREARDLGLALHYWQQTPTGGWEEKAHSPGKQASPPKDFTPEGS